DNA sequence from the Pungitius pungitius chromosome 16, fPunPun2.1, whole genome shotgun sequence genome:
ACCAAAGTGTTACTGTTACCAAAACGGtcaacaatataaatatattgtggAAATGTATCTATGCAAGTATCTATGCAATATTTGTGCAGAATATGTGAGACCACCATTGAAGTATCATTGAATGATTGCAATAAATACCAAACAATGGAACTTGCAAACAGTAACACAATAGTGCAATAGTACAGACTGCAAAGGGTAATGTGCGGTTGTTTTATGCATGAGGTAGGTGAAAATGACTGAATGCACATTGCACACATCatgctttgatttatttttgatagAAGTTCACATGGAATATATCATTTACTCGATGTTTATTTCACAGTTCCTGACACTTAATGTAGCCTGCCCAAATGCACAGAAACCCCAGGTGAGCAGCTTAAATAAACACTTTTCATGTACACAAATACATTCAACTCAAAGCCATGAGCTGCATGCATGAGCACTGCCTGTCAAATGTATATCAGCCAGAGCTGCTCATTTTAATCAAGTTATCATTCAAGGCCTGTGTCTCTCCAGTGGATGCATGTGAATATACAAGGAATATAGGGCCTTGAGTAATGCACATGCTAACATACGCCTCACATGCTATTTTGGGCCCCTGTGTCAATTAGGGGGTTGACTTGGCATACCACGTGACTCCACCAGCTTCTTCGTGGTACTACATAATTAACATGAGCGGAAGAAAGCAGAAAAACTTCTTGGGAGGATGCTGGCGGATCGTTCAGTTGTAGATCTGCTGGATGGAAACATAAGCCAACTCATGTTAGTGCAGATAGACCTCAAGTTGACTGCAGAACATCCATCCTTTCCATTGTTTTGTATAATTTATTTCACAATGCCATAGGAGATGAGGGGACAAACTGAGATGTGATGACACCAGCAACGGGCTTGAAAAAAGACGTGTTGGAAAGACAAATTGGTTCGCAGGGCAAAGCCCGGGAGCCGAATAGAGTGAGCTCTATTACCCGGGCGATGCAATAGTGTAGCAAGCAGCCATAAGGTGTTTCCTCTCACGACATGGAGAACATGCTAGGAGGAAGCTTCAGGCTGTTGTTATTATAATTGATAGTGGAAGGAGAGATAGAGCAAGAGCGGCAGAGATGTTCTGTAGCTTAAACAAACACTAAAGACTCTCGGCTCAAGACAACAAAGGGACGGATGTCAGGACAAACAGCAAATGTCACAACGTATTCTAATATTAATACAGGGAGGAGGACAAAATCTTCCAGAATGAGTATGTCTTGATCCTTGGGATTGGGATAGTTGCTGGCTCCATCTGTCAGTGTGGCCTACACGTGGGTCAAGGGTACCCGAACTCTCCCACCGGCCAGACTGCCATGCTGGTTGGCAGGGACATCCAGAAACAATGTGAAGTGGCTCACTTACAAAAAAGCCCCCCTCTTAATGTTCTTTTCTTGTGCCATCTAACGCTGAAATTAAAACAAACGCTGCCACAAAGGGGACAATTTAACTGAGGATTGGCTTGAAAAGGAGCTCGCAATCGAAATATATCAGAACAGACGAAGCGGTCGAGCATTAAAAGCAGCAATCTGAGGAAGAATGCAGAGATGCGGGATATTTCCAACGCAAGCCCTCGTGTCCCTTAAAACCCTTAAATCTAAATCCCTTAAATCTAACTGACAGATCACCGTGGGTTTAACTGAGCAACGCCATGCTCCCTCATCGATGACCTTTTCACATTCACACCAGGTCTTTTGTCCCTTACAGTGATAGCGATCCAACTTTTCTTAAACTCACGAACCACAGGTGTAAGAAAACATGAGCTTTATTTTTACTTGAGCGTTGATCATTACATCATTTGTTTCCTTAATAGCAGTTGTCGGGTAGAATCTTTCACAACCACTCATATACAGATGCACCCACCTACACTCACTCGTAGGGGTAATTTAAAGTGTTCACTCCGGCTGAGCTGCGTGTCTGTGGATTgtgggaggaaaggaaaaaaagcaccGGGAGGATTtcccacgcagacacacagagagaacatgCAGACCCCACACACGGAGAGGATCAGTTGCTTAGGAACCGAATTGTTCATCGGCTGAGGGTGTGATCACTTCTGAGCAAAGTGTGGGTTTAATCATGTGAACTTGTGTGTGAATGCTTGCAGGGCTCTGATGATGCTCATAGTGCCTGGAGGTGGGTGGAAAAGGTGAGCAGCTGCTGATGTACCATCCACCAGCTGAAGAAAAGACCGATAGAGCAACCGAAGTGAGCAAGCTGTGAAAAACaacgcatttaaaaaaaagttatttataaAACCAAGAATTTGAATGATTTTCAGAAAGAAACAGTGGGGAAATGAACCATTTAATGGTGCAAAATCTTCTTATTACGAATCtaatatttaattgttttaGATGTTTTAATGAAGTTTTCAATATGGCTGCTAATCAACTCAATCTTGGGTGATATTGATAATTTTGGCAATAATGATACAAGGAGAAACGTAAGCCCAATAACTATAACATTAAAATGCAGTGTAAACGTGTTAAAAATTACTCATACAGTGCTAACAATATGCTATACAGTGGTGGAATGTAACTATATCTTCTTAGTGCAATTTTGTGGTACTtaagccttctttttttccatttgagcCGTGGTATTTCCATTTCCTAATAGCATGATACATGGAGATGTTGTACCTAttttggaaatgttgttttgctttgcattccgatcaaaaacacaaaatgaaaatgtattataaCTGCAAGTTAACCGATTAAATCAAACAGTagtatatttattaataaaaacgTGTCTCCTTCTGAGAAATACTCCGAGGTTTAGAgctaaaatatgtatttattcaatCTCGGGTGTCCTGGTCACGTTGTGGCTAATGCAGCGGCCACGGTTCAATTCACGTCATTTCCCTCACTCTCCATCTCTCCGCCTCTGCCGTCACCATCAAAAATAAGCCATTTACGAGAGGGAACAAAGCAGGGAGGCTGCACGCCTTCATTTAGAGCGCTTAAATGTAAAACCCTCAAATGATAAATCCACACACCTTATCACACGCTTGCGCTCAGTGACGGGGTCAtcatgacaaaagaaaaaagagagagaaatctgTTTGTGGAGAGACGTTTCCTCTCCCCGAGCCTCCTCCATTCTTTCCTGAAGTCATTTATTTTGGGCACAAAAGGAAAGTTGGcctgtctgtgttgtgtgtctttgtgcgtgtgggtgtgtgtgtgtgtgtgtgtatgtgcatgagTCCATGCATGATAAAACTGGATTTTGTGCGGTTCATTAGAAATTCTGCTGACAAGAGACTTGGGCTGAGCGTGGAGGGAATATCAAGAGGATTGCTGCTGCCTGGAGATGGCCTGCAGCTTTAAAGATATCAGTTCCCTCTCATGgagatacacaacacacacacacacacacactgagtggaCAGCAGAGTGTACATCAATATATGCTTAGCATTCAGACCCACAAAGCTTTCTCATTACAGTTAATAATCCTGATTAACGCAAGCTGCCGTCCCGGAGGCCTGGCACTGGAGGAGAATGGAGGGGCTCAATAATCGGCAGATACATGATGCGTCATTAGGAAGAGAAGAACGTGGTAACAGTTATAGGTCATAAAGAAACTGACAGTGGTCGTGGAAGGacatttactcaagtactgTTCAATTTGGAGGCACTACTTtagacttttactttttaaattgtcAAATTTGGACTCCATTACATTAATCTGTTTATTAGCACTAGTGACTTTCTCAGAGGGATTTATAAAACTGAATGTAATCAACAAATAAAAATTATAAAGTATTATCAAAGGTTAATATGGAACAAGACTTCCATAAGAAAAAAGATACTCAGCATTTGAGTCTAAATGTAAAGGAAATGTTTTCCACCTTCTCCAGCTGCATTAATAAAATCATGATGACATTAATGCATAAACTATTCTGATCGAGTAATCTAATATATACTATTCATTTTGGTCCTTTTTTAAGTAATACTTTTGCAGAAGTACCATTTGGAATGCAGGACTATCACTTGTCCCAAATATTTCATGttgttgctacttttacttAAGATCTGAGCACTTCTTGGAAACTTATGTTCTTTATTCAGATccataaaaaacatttagtgcTGCTGTAATAAATATTTTGTACAATCGATCAAAGGACTTAGTGTAATAAAACCCACAGAGAACGATTCCCTGCAGCACAACGGCACGTTTTCAACATCTCGCAGCTAAACTTCACCGTTGCGGTTCCCTTTCTAATCAACCTTGTTTCCAGCTTCAGCGGGCAGCGAACAAGgacccgaaaaaaaaaaagctgctgttaGGCGATGGTCACGTAGCACGCAGTGTGCAGGGGTGTGAAATTGGACAGGGGTTTaaacttttctctctctctctctcaagcctTATTTTCATTCCTCAGACAACTAGAGGGCAACGCCAGGAGGGCCTTCAAGGACACACTGTCTGAATGTGCTCACCATGATCTCCATTTGTATGATTAATCATGGACTACAAAGATACACGGCTATAAAGCTCTTAGACTGACTTAATCTGTTCAACGAAGGCTGGGCTCGACCTGCAATGTTACTCCCGGTTTTCCTGCCACGCCGGCGAAAGGCAAGCAGGTGCTTTAATGTGGGTCAGTTTGACCCGTAAAACTGCAGTAGACCtgtatgaatattaaaataagtGCAATAATCACTCTCCATTTAACATGTGCCAGGATTTAAACTGTGCATGAATAGTTGTATAAATCTTTCAGTGTGCACTCATCTTCAGTGAGTTCATCATCCGGGGAGCCTCTCTTCTTCCGAggccattcatttttcatggAGCCGCGCTGCTGATGGACTATGTCCTCCAGTATCAGGTTAGGGAAATTACCGTGAGAATCTTAAAAGCTTTGTGGTACCGGCGTGAAGGGAGAATTATGGAGATTATATGATACTCTCTGTTTTTTATCTATCAATGCAGTGTTTGCATGAAGCATGATGCAACCCTCCACAAGACATGATTCAAAACTATAAAGATATAAAGATAATTTTAAGACTCAATGTTAACTCCTCATTGCTAGCGAACGAAAACATCTGAAATTGAAAAATCAATTTGTATTACATAAAAAGCAGTTTTCACATGTACCAAACACAGTAATGACTTCCACTACGTATGGAGGTGGAAAGTGTGCCGTGAGGTGAGTCTGTCTTCTCACCATTGTCACAGAATGTGTCTAGGTGTCCTTTAAAAGGGCCAGTGGGTCGTCTTTCAGGGCATCCATGGGAGAAAATATAATTTCAAAATGTAAccttagtttagcttagctttaAGCTTAGTACGACTCCTCCCTATCTAGACAGGGAGTGGGTTCTCTTCAGAGTCCGCCGCGTCGCCCTGCCACGTTACTACAGCAGCCCAGAATGGACAAACCAAACAAGAACATTGGCGTCTATTGGATAGTAAGTTTCGAAAGGTGAACCCAATATCATTAACGCCGGTCTCAGCAAGATCTGTAGTTTCCTaacaaaatagtttaaaaaacattCCCGGACCTTAAACACGCTGCAGGTTCGAATTTAGAAAGGGCCTAATGAACTCAATCCTGGGTTTTGTAGCCTTGCTCGATATCGACGTTCATGTCTGGCGATGGAGTTGATTATCTGGAAGGTGGTCGATGCCTTCTTTCAGGTGCTGTGGCAGCAGCTGACGCCACCAGAATCGGCAAACATCAACATCAGGATGCGACGCTCCGACCCTGCTGGGTGTGAGGCGCAGCTTGAATCCCTGTCAGAGTTCTCCAATGGAGGAAAGTACCAAGCATTACGTCACACCTCCTCGTGCCTTTCTGGATGGACGCCACTCCTTCCTCACAGGGGCCCACGGACTGAAATATCTCAGCGACTACAGCGGTTGATTGATGGATGTTAGCTGGTCCTGCTGGGTTTGGTGAAACCGCAGTGTTCTCTGCGAGGGGGAGCGTGTTTGTTTCATGTATGATTAAATTAGTATAATAAACCTGATTCATCCATAAGCTACATGGTTGAGGGAATATTATAGatccaagacaaaaaaaaaaaattacaaattacaattacaaaGCTGTCTCTGACTTCAGCACCAGGGACAGCGCCGCGGATTCATCAGCACGATTCCAAATTGCAGAGACCTAAGTCAGATAAAGGACCAACGTGTCCAGCAGACTGGACCCCCATTCCGCCCCGGCACAAGGGGCAAACTGGCCTCTGGGAAATTAGGGAGAAGAAATTGCTGAAAGGGTCCACATTCTCCACCAATCCTGGAGGTCCAATTTGATGGGCAGATTTGTGAGTTTGAAAGATTACAGAACCTCAAAACACATGATGTTTGTTTTCTGGGAAAGAGAAGAGACATGCAGaatgtcctctgtgttttttaAGGTAGGTCAAGGTGTGGCCTCGTTGTAGATTCGGCCCTTCAATGCTCACACTTCTATATCTGGAATTCATGTCACACCGCCTGCAGCGATCTTCCAATCGGGGGGAGGAGCTGAACTCGATTTGTTTTACGTCTAAATTGACGGTTTTCTAGTTTGAATCATTCCACCAAAAGTAAAAGCTGGGGTTTAACTATAGTCTTATTCAATAGCAGTTTTAATCTCACATGAATCATTATTATTTCCTTAATTCTTACATTGGAAATTTAGTTTTAAGGCATGTTGCAACCATAGCAGGAGACATTGTTGGGTCTGAGGTTGGAAGGTATTTCTTCAAAGAAATAGGTACTTTTAGAAAAGCTGACTGTACAGCACACCAAAATGATGTTACGCAATTCTCAGATGTTAAGTTGTGATTCTTAAGGTTGACTCTGTGGTTGGTTCTGTGAAGAAGTCAATAACGCACATATACCCGCGTTtggttcaaataaaaacacaacgtgCAAACATTATTCACACCCTTCACAGTCTTAAACGCTTTAATTCATGCAGCGTTGGACTGGCCACACCCGTAGGAATTCCAGGGAatttacattattcattattcgtTTAAAGTATAAAGTGAATACACATGTATTAAAATAACGATTAGGGCAACATTATAACTGTCTATGTGGACTACAtttaatgagggggggggggggggggaagagccaTGCCAGCTGACTAAACGGGACCTTTAATGCAGCTGCGGCTCCTCATTCAGATGCTGAGTGGAGCTGCCGATGGTGGGAGGAGGGAACGTTTTTCTGGGAAGAACCAAACCACGACTCTTTTCgtgtttaagaaaaaaagagaagaggaaaaaaaacgcccTTCGATGCCCACTGAGGGCTTTTCCCTCAATACCTCCAGCGTTTAGCGCCGTCCTGGTCGCAGACACTGCTGCAATCAACTGAGTGATCGgcgctcagcagcagcatctcatTGCATGAAATGCGTCACCGTGATCCGCTTCTCCCATTTACGCACATCGGCTCTGCACTCACGGACCGTGCTCCGAACTGACGATTTCAGCAGGTAAGATTTCTCTGGATTTCCATGTAGAGACGGCAGCTTTGTCCTCGGACGTTAAGTGTCCCAGAAACCCGCTTTTTGTGGAGGGCAGGAACGAATGGATTGTGTTTGGTCATTATCTCACAGGCCTGCACATTACAATAGATGATGCATTGTCCCTACAGTCCCCTGTGTTGAAGTCATTGAAACggcttgtcttttttcttcttcacaatgATCACGAGTATGTGCTCTGGAGGTTGGcaggtttttaatttaaaattgggATTTGGCGTCAGATGTCGTGTTTGGTGCTGGCCCCCAACTGATGGGGCTGGACCGGTTATTGAGAGTGGGTGGGCGGAGGTCTGATCGATCCGACAGGTATATAGTCTCCAGCCGCTGCTGGACCCGCGGATCTCAcggctctttgttttttttttcggtgcAGGTAACCACATGGTGTCACCACGCTGAGCCCCGGAGAGTAGGTAAGAAGGCTACTGGGGGTCAGAGAGAACCAGCGTGCGCGGAGAGAAACGCGGACCGGATGACGGCCACAACCTCCGAGGCCTCCGGACCGCCGGTGCCGCTGCACCGCTGTCACGGGCTCTTCCAGGCCCACAACGGCACCTGCGCGGAGCAGATCGGCTTCTTTCCGCCGTTCTCCTCCACCCTCGCGCTCCTCGTGCTGGTGGCCGTGCTCGCGGGGATCGTCCTCGTTTCCCTGGCAACGTTCCACTTCCACAAGAGGAAGCTGCGGAAGAGGAAGATCCTGCGCGCCCAGGAGGAATACGAGCgcgaccgccgccgccgcagccccGCGCGCGGGGAGCTCCCCGCCGCGAGGCCGTGCGTCATCGTCCGACCGGCGAGGCGCGAGGAGGAGCGACCCGCGTGCCGGGACGAGGAGACCGGGGACGCGGCGGCGGGGGGTCGAACGGGCGCCGCGGCGGACGGTTCCTCTTGACTGTTCACTCGGTGCCACTTCAGGGAATGGGACTGTGGAATAAACAGGAAAAGCAATAAggcacaaagaactcccagcCCCCGTAGAAACAGTTAGCGCAG
Encoded proteins:
- the LOC119215492 gene encoding uncharacterized protein C11orf87 homolog yields the protein MTATTSEASGPPVPLHRCHGLFQAHNGTCAEQIGFFPPFSSTLALLVLVAVLAGIVLVSLATFHFHKRKLRKRKILRAQEEYERDRRRRSPARGELPAARPCVIVRPARREEERPACRDEETGDAAAGGRTGAAADGSS